CGTTCCGCAGGATCACCTCGTCCCTCGGCAGGCCGACGGTCTCGCCGCGCCGGACGACTTCGCTGGCGTGCTCGATCGCCTGGTCGTGCTCTCGCAGGTATCGCAGCACGCCGGCAAACTGCTCGTGACTGCGGAGCGTGCGTGCATCGTCTGGCCCAAAGAGTCCTCGACGCAGCGTGTACGCCTCCTCAAGCAGCGGCCTGGCCTCGGCGTAGCGATTGCTCTCGAAGTAGATCATGCCGATCATGTCGAGCAGTTCGCTGCGGACTTCGGGATTGCCGCGGAGGTCGGTGGCCAAGCCGTCGCGAGCACGGTCGACAGCCTCGACGAACGCCGCGGCGGCTTCGGGATTGCGAAAGTCGGGCCTTGCCGAAAAGAGCACGCGCTGCAGGAAGCGACTCGTCGCCTCGGCCGCGTCGCGATCTTCCAGGGCTTGGCGTTCGGCGTTGGTGGCGCGGATCGCCTGGTACGCTGTCGCACCGATACCGCCGAGCAGGATCAGCGCCGCGACGGCGATCGCGGCCGCGAGCGGCTTGTTCCGGGCGGCGTGACGTTGGACGTAGTACGACAGCGTCGCGGGACCGGCGGCGACGGGGCGACGGTCGAGGACGCGCTTCACGTCGTCCCCAAGCCGGGCGACGGTCTCGTAGCGCGCGTCGGGTTCGGGCTCCGTCGCACGCTCGATGATCCAGTCCGCCTCGCGCGGGACGTTGCCTTGCAACGGCTCCGGCCGCGGCGCTGCGGCGGCGGTTTGGACCAGTGCCCGCCGGCTCTTCGACTTAGTCTCGGCAGCGACAGGATTCGCTCCGCCTAGCAGTGCGTGGAGCAGCAGGCCAAGTGCGTAGACGTCGCTCCGCAC
The nucleotide sequence above comes from Planctomycetota bacterium. Encoded proteins:
- a CDS encoding serine/threonine-protein kinase, translating into VAIKLLARVDDRLRDRFAFERQALARLDHPDVARVLDAGDHDGRAFLVVELAPGRPITEFCEAEQLDADERIALFARVCDAVAHAHARGLLHCDLKPSNVLVWRDTNEHDIRLKVIDFGIARLLGADDAEGVVGTPAYMSPEQAGNGAIDVRSDVYALGLLLHALLGGANPVAAETKSKSRRALVQTAAAAPRPEPLQGNVPREADWIIERATEPEPDARYETVARLGDDVKRVLDRRPVAAGPATLSYYVQRHAARNKPLAAAIAVAALILLGGIGATAYQAIRATNAERQALEDRDAAEATSRFLQRVLFSARPDFRNPEAAAAFVEAVDRARDGLATDLRGNPEVRSELLDMIGMIYFESNRYAEARPLLEEAYTLRRGLFGPDDARTLRSHEQFAGVLRYLREHDQAIEHASEVVRRGETVGLPRDEVILRNARLTLSESRLRRRAPGDLEGMRELALDARRRMEATSPRSVAARENLSRLMLNYADGILEFANEQNPELRQEFPEFLTLGYELIADIPMGTSRSMLQLNHL